The proteins below are encoded in one region of Mycobacterium pseudokansasii:
- a CDS encoding FAD-binding oxidoreductase, with product MPARESSLSTYTSGTSGVERLLASYRSIPATATVRLAKPASNLFRARTKRDAPGLDTSGLTGVISVDPDARTVDVAGMCTYEDLVAATLRYGLSPLVVPQLKTITLGGAVSGLGIESASFRNGLPHESVLEMDILTGAGELLTVSPDQHADLYRAFPNSYGTLGYSTRLRIELEPVKPFVALRHIRFHSLTEMIAAMERIVDTQGLDGVQVDYLDGVVFGADESYLCVGVRTTTPGPVSDYTGKDIYYRSIQHGTGIKEDRLTIHDYFWRWDTDWFWCSRAFGAQNPRLRRWWPRRYRRSSVYWKLVAVDQRFGIADRIEKRNGRPARERVVQDVEVPIGRTGEFLEWFLGNVPIAPIWVCPLRLRNPAGWPLYPIQPDRTYVNIGFWSSVPVGTAEGATNRAIEAKVGELGGHKSLYSDSYYTREEFDELYGGESYNTVKKIYDPDSRLLDLYAKAVQRR from the coding sequence ATGCCCGCCCGTGAATCTTCGCTGTCCACCTACACATCGGGCACATCTGGCGTCGAGCGGCTGCTGGCGAGCTATCGATCCATCCCCGCGACCGCGACCGTCCGGTTGGCCAAGCCCGCCTCAAATCTGTTCCGCGCCCGCACCAAACGCGATGCCCCCGGTCTGGATACGTCCGGACTGACCGGCGTGATCAGCGTGGATCCCGACGCCCGTACCGTCGACGTGGCCGGCATGTGCACGTATGAGGACCTGGTCGCGGCGACGCTGCGTTACGGCCTGTCGCCGCTGGTGGTTCCGCAACTGAAGACCATCACCCTCGGCGGCGCGGTCAGCGGCCTGGGCATCGAGTCGGCATCGTTTCGCAATGGCCTGCCGCACGAGTCGGTGCTGGAAATGGACATTCTCACCGGGGCCGGCGAACTGCTCACCGTGTCCCCCGACCAGCACGCCGACCTGTACCGTGCATTTCCTAATTCCTATGGAACACTAGGCTATTCGACCCGACTTCGAATCGAGCTTGAGCCGGTCAAACCCTTTGTGGCGTTGCGGCACATCCGATTTCACTCGTTGACCGAGATGATCGCGGCGATGGAACGCATTGTCGACACCCAGGGACTCGACGGAGTCCAGGTGGATTACCTCGACGGAGTTGTCTTCGGCGCCGACGAGAGCTACCTGTGCGTAGGCGTGCGGACGACGACGCCGGGCCCGGTCAGCGACTACACCGGAAAAGACATCTACTACCGGTCCATCCAGCATGGGACCGGAATCAAAGAAGACCGGTTGACCATCCACGACTACTTCTGGCGCTGGGACACCGACTGGTTCTGGTGTTCACGCGCGTTCGGCGCGCAGAACCCGCGGCTGCGGCGCTGGTGGCCGCGCCGCTACCGGCGCAGCAGCGTCTACTGGAAGCTGGTGGCGGTCGATCAGCGCTTCGGAATCGCCGACCGGATCGAGAAACGCAACGGACGTCCAGCGCGCGAACGGGTCGTTCAAGACGTCGAGGTGCCCATCGGGCGCACCGGTGAATTCCTGGAGTGGTTCTTGGGCAATGTGCCGATCGCACCAATCTGGGTGTGCCCACTGCGGCTACGCAACCCGGCCGGGTGGCCGTTGTACCCGATCCAACCGGATCGCACTTACGTCAATATCGGGTTCTGGTCGTCGGTACCGGTAGGCACCGCCGAGGGCGCGACGAACCGGGCGATCGAGGCGAAGGTGGGCGAGCTCGGCGGCCACAAGTCGCTCTACTCAGACAGCTACTACACCCGCGAGGAGTTTGACGAGCTCTACGGCGGGGAGTCTTACAACACCGTGAAAAAGATCTACGACCCGGACTCGCGTCTACTCGATCTCTACGCAAAGGCGGTACAACGACGATGA
- a CDS encoding Mur ligase family protein: protein MITTRARLALAAGASARWASRVTGRGAGAMIGGLVAMTLDRSVLRQLAAGRRTVVVTGTNGKSTTTRMTAAALGTLGAVATNAEGANMDAGLVAALAADRHAKLAALEVDEMHVPHVSDAVEPAAIVLLNLSRDQLDRVGEITVIERTLRAGLARHRQAVVVANCDDVLMTSAAYDSSRVVWVAAGGSWSNDSVSCPRSGEVIVREHGHWYSTGADFKRPCPQWWFDDHTLYGPDGLALPMRLALPGAVNRGNAAQAVAAAVALGADPRKAVAAVCTVDEVAGRYRTVRTGAHEARILLAKNPAGWQEALSMVDKHAAGVVIAVNGQVPDGEDLSWLWDVRFEHFAETFKTTPVVAAGERGTDLAVRLGYAGVEHTLVHDTVAAIASCPPGRVEVVANYTAFLQLQRALARHG from the coding sequence GTGATCACCACCCGGGCCCGCCTTGCCCTCGCCGCCGGGGCGAGCGCGCGCTGGGCATCGCGGGTCACCGGGCGCGGAGCCGGCGCGATGATCGGCGGCCTGGTCGCGATGACCCTGGACCGCTCGGTGCTGCGCCAACTCGCCGCGGGCCGTCGCACCGTGGTCGTCACCGGGACCAACGGCAAGTCGACGACAACCCGGATGACGGCCGCGGCTTTGGGCACGTTGGGCGCAGTGGCCACCAACGCCGAGGGCGCCAACATGGACGCCGGACTGGTGGCCGCGCTGGCCGCGGATCGCCACGCCAAGCTGGCGGCTCTGGAGGTCGACGAAATGCACGTGCCGCACGTGTCCGACGCCGTGGAGCCCGCCGCCATCGTCCTGCTGAACTTGTCGCGGGATCAGCTGGATCGCGTCGGTGAGATCACCGTGATCGAACGCACGCTGCGCGCCGGGCTGGCGCGGCACCGGCAGGCCGTCGTCGTCGCCAATTGCGACGACGTGCTGATGACCTCGGCGGCCTACGACAGCTCGCGCGTGGTGTGGGTGGCTGCGGGCGGCTCCTGGTCCAACGATTCGGTGAGCTGCCCCCGCAGCGGCGAGGTCATCGTCCGCGAGCACGGCCACTGGTACAGCACCGGCGCCGACTTCAAGCGGCCCTGCCCGCAGTGGTGGTTCGACGACCACACCCTCTACGGTCCCGACGGGCTGGCACTGCCGATGCGGTTGGCGCTGCCGGGTGCGGTGAATCGTGGCAATGCCGCCCAGGCCGTCGCGGCCGCCGTCGCGCTGGGTGCCGATCCACGGAAAGCGGTCGCCGCCGTCTGCACGGTCGACGAGGTTGCTGGACGCTATCGAACCGTGCGCACCGGTGCGCACGAAGCGCGGATCCTGCTGGCCAAGAACCCGGCCGGCTGGCAGGAAGCGCTGTCGATGGTGGACAAGCACGCGGCAGGGGTGGTCATCGCGGTCAACGGTCAGGTTCCCGACGGCGAGGACCTGTCGTGGCTGTGGGACGTGCGGTTCGAGCACTTCGCGGAAACCTTCAAAACAACCCCGGTGGTAGCCGCCGGCGAACGCGGCACGGACCTGGCCGTGCGTCTGGGATACGCCGGTGTCGAGCACACCCTGGTGCACGACACCGTCGCGGCCATCGCGTCCTGCCCGCCCGGGCGGGTCGAGGTCGTCGCCAACTACACCGCGTTTCTGCAGCTGCAACGGGCCTTGGCGCGCCATGGCTGA
- a CDS encoding type 1 glutamine amidotransferase — translation MADARSFSKVRIGLVLPDVMGTYGDGGNAVVLRQRLRMRDIAAEIVEITLADPVPESLDLYTLGGAEDYAQRLATRHLLQYPGLQRAAARGAPVLAICAAVQVLGQWYETSSGERVDGVGLLDATTSPQQGRTIGELVSKPLLAGLTQPLTGFENHRGGTVLGPAASPLGAVVKGAGNRAGDGFDGAVQGSVVATYMHGPCLARNPELADLLLSEVVGELSPLELPEVDLLRRERLRA, via the coding sequence ATGGCTGATGCCCGGTCTTTTTCCAAAGTGCGGATCGGCCTGGTGCTGCCCGACGTGATGGGCACCTACGGCGACGGCGGCAACGCCGTGGTGCTGCGCCAACGCCTGCGCATGCGTGATATCGCCGCCGAGATCGTCGAGATCACGCTGGCCGATCCGGTTCCGGAGTCGCTGGACCTCTACACGCTGGGCGGCGCGGAGGACTATGCCCAGCGGCTGGCCACCAGGCACCTGCTGCAGTACCCGGGCCTGCAGCGCGCAGCAGCCCGCGGTGCGCCGGTGCTGGCGATCTGCGCGGCCGTCCAGGTGCTGGGCCAGTGGTACGAGACATCCTCGGGAGAACGGGTCGACGGTGTGGGCCTGCTCGATGCCACCACCTCGCCGCAGCAGGGGCGCACCATCGGCGAGCTGGTCAGCAAGCCGTTGCTGGCCGGTTTGACGCAGCCATTGACCGGTTTCGAAAACCACCGGGGCGGTACCGTCCTGGGTCCCGCGGCGTCGCCGTTGGGGGCGGTGGTCAAGGGTGCGGGCAACCGAGCCGGTGACGGCTTCGACGGCGCGGTTCAGGGCAGTGTGGTCGCGACATATATGCACGGGCCCTGCCTGGCCCGCAACCCCGAGCTTGCCGACCTGTTGCTCAGCGAGGTCGTAGGTGAGCTGTCGCCGCTGGAGCTCCCCGAGGTGGACCTGCTACGCCGCGAGCGGCTGCGCGCTTAG
- a CDS encoding DEDDh family exonuclease, producing the protein MSHTWGRPASHPHGGWAVIDVETSGFRPGQARIISIAALGLDADGRVEQSVVSLLNPGVDPGPTHVHGLTAAMLEDQPQFADIVGEVVEVLRGRTLVAHNVAFDYAFLAAEAELADAELPVDTVMCTVELARRLELGMDNLRLETLAAHWGITQERPHDAFDDALVLTGVLTPALERARELDVWLPIRPVTRRHWPNGRVTHDELRPLKVMASRMLCPYLNPGRYVAGRPLVQGMRVALAAELGRTHEELVERILYAGLAYSDDVDRETSLVVCNETAPDQGKGYHALQLGVPVVSDAQFMDSVESVVGGTSMEQFTDPGLVDDQLALF; encoded by the coding sequence GTGAGCCACACCTGGGGACGGCCGGCCAGCCACCCGCACGGGGGTTGGGCCGTCATCGACGTCGAGACTTCGGGCTTTCGCCCTGGTCAGGCCCGGATCATCAGCATCGCCGCGCTCGGCCTCGATGCCGACGGGCGGGTGGAGCAGTCCGTGGTCAGCCTGCTCAATCCGGGAGTGGACCCGGGCCCGACCCATGTCCACGGTCTGACCGCGGCCATGCTCGAAGACCAGCCGCAATTCGCCGACATTGTGGGTGAGGTGGTCGAGGTGCTACGCGGGCGCACCCTGGTGGCGCACAATGTCGCGTTCGACTACGCGTTCCTGGCCGCCGAAGCTGAACTCGCCGACGCCGAACTTCCCGTCGACACCGTCATGTGCACGGTCGAGCTGGCCCGCCGGCTCGAGCTCGGCATGGACAACCTGCGACTGGAGACGCTCGCGGCGCACTGGGGTATCACCCAGGAGCGCCCGCACGACGCGTTCGACGACGCGTTGGTGTTGACCGGGGTGCTGACGCCCGCTCTCGAGCGCGCCCGGGAACTGGATGTCTGGCTGCCGATACGTCCGGTGACCCGACGTCATTGGCCGAACGGGCGGGTGACTCACGACGAATTGCGCCCGCTGAAGGTGATGGCGTCCCGGATGCTCTGTCCGTATCTCAACCCGGGCCGCTACGTCGCCGGCCGGCCCCTGGTGCAGGGCATGCGGGTGGCGTTGGCCGCTGAGTTAGGGCGCACACACGAGGAGCTGGTCGAGCGGATCTTGTACGCCGGACTGGCTTACAGCGACGACGTGGATCGGGAGACCTCATTGGTGGTCTGCAACGAGACGGCTCCCGATCAGGGCAAGGGCTATCACGCCCTGCAATTGGGGGTACCGGTGGTATCCGACGCGCAGTTCATGGACTCTGTGGAATCCGTCGTCGGCGGCACCAGCATGGAGCAATTCACCGACCCCGGCCTTGTGGATGATCAGCTCGCCCTCTTCTGA
- a CDS encoding SRPBCC family protein, with protein sequence MAQVSAASTILINAEPAAALDAVADYRNVRPKILSPQYSEYQVLEGGQGQGTVAKWRLQATKSRVRNVQVNVDVAGHTVIEKDANSSMITNWTVAPAGPGCSVTVKTTWNGAGGVKGFFERTFAPLGLKRIQGEVLANLKKQLEG encoded by the coding sequence ATGGCACAGGTGAGCGCAGCGAGCACGATCTTGATCAATGCTGAGCCCGCGGCCGCACTCGATGCGGTGGCCGATTATCGCAATGTCCGCCCGAAAATCCTCTCTCCGCAGTACAGCGAGTACCAGGTGCTCGAGGGTGGCCAGGGACAGGGCACGGTCGCAAAATGGCGGCTGCAGGCCACCAAATCACGCGTGCGCAACGTCCAGGTCAACGTCGACGTCGCGGGCCACACGGTGATCGAAAAGGACGCGAACTCGTCCATGATCACCAATTGGACGGTGGCTCCCGCGGGGCCCGGCTGTAGCGTCACCGTCAAGACCACCTGGAACGGCGCCGGGGGCGTCAAGGGTTTCTTCGAAAGAACGTTTGCGCCGCTGGGCTTGAAGCGGATTCAGGGCGAGGTGCTGGCCAACCTGAAGAAGCAGCTGGAAGGCTAA
- a CDS encoding class I SAM-dependent methyltransferase codes for MTTIKEAGRPAAGGKLTMAEILAIFTKPGQEPLKFAAYDGSTAGRADARLGLELTSPRGITYLATAPGELGLARAYVSGDLQTRGVHPGDPYQLLKALTNRVTFKRPSPRVLANVVRSIGVENLLPVAPPPQEAPPRWRRLAEGLLHSKSRDAEAIHHHYDVSNTFYEWVLGPSMTYTCAVYPNADATLEEAQENKYRLIFEKLRLQPGDRLLDVGCGWGGMVRYAARRGVHVLGATLSAEQAKWAQQAIEGDGLTGLAEVRHCDYRDVTETGFDAVSSIGLTEHIGVRNYPAYFGFLKSKLRTGGLLLNHCITRHDNKSAPFAGGFTDRYVFPDGELAGSGRIITDIQDVGFEVLHEENFRHHYAMTLRDWCRNLVDHWEEAVAEVGLPTAKVWGLYMAASRVAFEHNNIQLHHVLAANADPWGEDDLPLRPWWTP; via the coding sequence ATGACAACGATCAAGGAGGCCGGCCGTCCCGCAGCCGGGGGCAAGCTGACCATGGCTGAAATCCTGGCGATCTTCACCAAGCCCGGTCAAGAGCCGCTGAAGTTCGCCGCCTATGACGGCAGCACTGCCGGACGTGCCGACGCGCGGCTCGGTCTGGAGCTCACGTCACCGCGCGGCATCACCTACTTGGCGACAGCCCCGGGTGAACTGGGTCTGGCCCGGGCCTACGTATCGGGTGACCTGCAGACCCGCGGCGTCCATCCAGGTGACCCGTATCAGCTGCTCAAAGCGCTGACCAACCGGGTGACGTTCAAGCGTCCGTCGCCGCGGGTGCTGGCCAATGTCGTGCGCTCGATCGGTGTGGAGAACCTGCTGCCGGTCGCGCCGCCGCCGCAGGAGGCACCGCCCCGGTGGCGCCGGCTGGCCGAGGGCCTGCTGCACAGCAAGTCCCGTGACGCCGAAGCCATCCACCATCACTACGACGTCTCCAACACCTTCTACGAATGGGTGCTCGGCCCGTCGATGACCTACACCTGCGCGGTCTACCCGAACGCCGACGCGACGCTGGAAGAGGCTCAAGAGAACAAGTACCGGCTGATCTTCGAGAAGCTGCGGCTACAACCGGGCGACCGACTGCTCGACGTCGGGTGCGGCTGGGGCGGCATGGTGCGCTACGCAGCACGACGAGGGGTCCATGTGCTGGGTGCCACGCTGTCGGCCGAGCAGGCCAAGTGGGCGCAACAGGCGATCGAAGGCGACGGTTTGACCGGTCTTGCCGAAGTGCGGCATTGCGACTACCGCGACGTGACCGAAACCGGATTCGACGCGGTCTCCTCGATCGGCCTGACCGAGCACATCGGCGTCCGGAACTATCCCGCCTACTTCGGCTTCCTCAAGTCGAAGTTGCGCACCGGCGGCCTTCTGCTCAACCACTGCATCACCCGCCACGACAATAAGTCGGCCCCATTCGCCGGCGGGTTCACCGACCGCTACGTGTTCCCCGACGGGGAGCTGGCGGGCTCGGGACGCATCATCACCGACATCCAGGACGTCGGTTTCGAGGTGCTACACGAGGAGAACTTCCGGCATCACTACGCGATGACGCTGCGCGACTGGTGCCGCAACCTCGTCGATCACTGGGAGGAGGCCGTCGCCGAGGTCGGACTGCCCACCGCCAAGGTATGGGGTCTCTACATGGCTGCATCCCGAGTGGCATTCGAACACAACAACATTCAGCTGCATCACGTGCTGGCCGCCAATGCGGACCCCTGGGGCGAGGATGACCTGCCGCTGCGGCCGTGGTGGACGCCTTAG
- a CDS encoding YbaB/EbfC family nucleoid-associated protein: protein MQPGGDMSALLAQAQQMQQKLLEAQHQLANSEVHGQAGGGLVQVRVKGSGEVIGVTIDPKVVDPGDIETLQDLIVGAMRDASQQVTKMAQERLGALAGAMRPPGAPGAPGGPGPGMPGGPGMPGMPGGPGMPGAPGV, encoded by the coding sequence ATGCAACCTGGAGGCGATATGTCGGCACTGTTGGCCCAGGCGCAGCAGATGCAGCAGAAGCTACTGGAAGCCCAGCACCAACTGGCCAACTCTGAAGTGCACGGCCAAGCCGGTGGTGGCTTGGTCCAGGTTCGCGTCAAAGGCAGCGGCGAGGTGATCGGTGTGACGATCGACCCCAAGGTCGTCGACCCGGGCGATATCGAGACTTTGCAGGACCTGATCGTCGGTGCGATGCGCGACGCGTCGCAGCAGGTGACGAAGATGGCGCAGGAACGGCTGGGGGCATTGGCCGGGGCGATGCGTCCGCCGGGTGCGCCGGGTGCGCCTGGTGGGCCCGGGCCGGGGATGCCGGGTGGGCCGGGTATGCCGGGTATGCCTGGTGGGCCGGGTATGCCGGGAGCGCCGGGGGTCTGA
- the leuA gene encoding 2-isopropylmalate synthase codes for MTNPDTPDAYRSARTVVKPSGPPRPGQPSWNPQRGSSMPVHRYRPFAEEVQPVRLADRGWPDRVITGAPLWCAVDLRDGNQALIDPMSPARKRRMFDLLVRMGYKEIEVGFPSASQTDFDFVREIIEQGAIPDDVTIQVLTQCRPELIERTFEACQGAAKAIVHFYNSTSILQRRVVFKADRAAVQAIATDGARKCLEEAAKYPGTQWRFEYSPESYTGTELEYAKEVCDAVGEVIQPTPDNPIIFNLPATVEMATPNVYADSIEWMSRNLERRDSVILSLHPHNDRGTAVAAAELGYQAGADRIEGCLFGNGERTGNVCLVTLGLNLFSRGVDPQIDFSNIDDIRRTVEYCNQLPVHERHPYGGDLVYTAFSGSHQDAINKGLDAMKFDADAADTDVEDMLWQVPYLPIDPRDVGRTYEAVIRVNSQSGKGGVAYIMKADHGLVLPRRLQIEFSRVIQQIAEGTAGEGGEVSPKEMWEVFAEEYLAPVRPLERIKQHVDAADDDGGTTSIVATVKIDGVETEISGSGNGPLAAFVDALGHVGFDVAILDYSEHAMSAGGDAQAAAYVEASVAGRTDGAADAERKTVWGVGIAPSITTASLRAVVSAVNRALR; via the coding sequence GTGACCAATCCTGATACACCCGACGCGTATCGATCCGCCCGAACCGTCGTCAAACCTTCCGGCCCACCGCGTCCCGGCCAACCGTCGTGGAATCCGCAGCGGGGCTCGTCGATGCCGGTCCACCGGTACCGGCCCTTCGCCGAAGAAGTCCAGCCCGTCCGCCTCGCCGATCGCGGTTGGCCCGACCGCGTCATCACCGGTGCGCCGCTGTGGTGCGCGGTGGATCTGCGCGACGGCAATCAGGCGCTGATCGACCCGATGAGCCCGGCCCGCAAGCGCCGCATGTTCGACCTGCTGGTCCGCATGGGCTACAAGGAGATCGAAGTCGGGTTCCCGTCAGCCAGCCAGACCGACTTCGACTTCGTCCGCGAGATCATCGAGCAGGGCGCCATTCCCGACGACGTCACCATCCAGGTGCTGACCCAGTGCCGCCCGGAGCTGATCGAGCGCACCTTCGAAGCGTGCCAAGGTGCCGCAAAGGCCATCGTGCACTTCTACAACTCGACGTCGATCCTGCAGCGCCGGGTGGTGTTCAAAGCCGACCGGGCCGCGGTGCAGGCCATCGCGACCGACGGCGCCCGCAAGTGTCTTGAGGAGGCCGCCAAATATCCGGGCACCCAGTGGCGCTTCGAGTATTCGCCGGAGTCCTATACCGGCACCGAGCTGGAATACGCCAAAGAGGTCTGCGACGCCGTCGGCGAAGTCATCCAACCCACGCCGGACAACCCGATCATCTTCAATTTGCCCGCCACCGTCGAGATGGCCACGCCCAACGTCTACGCCGACTCGATCGAGTGGATGAGCCGCAACCTGGAGCGTCGCGACTCCGTGATTCTGAGCCTGCATCCGCACAACGACCGCGGAACCGCCGTCGCCGCAGCCGAATTGGGCTATCAGGCCGGGGCCGACCGGATCGAGGGCTGCCTGTTCGGCAACGGCGAGCGCACCGGCAACGTATGCCTGGTGACACTGGGGCTCAACCTGTTCTCCCGCGGGGTGGACCCGCAGATCGACTTCTCCAACATCGACGACATCCGCCGAACCGTCGAGTACTGCAACCAGCTGCCGGTGCACGAGCGGCACCCCTACGGCGGCGACCTGGTCTACACCGCGTTCTCCGGCAGCCACCAGGACGCCATCAACAAGGGCCTGGACGCGATGAAGTTCGACGCCGACGCCGCCGACACCGATGTCGAGGACATGCTGTGGCAGGTGCCGTATCTGCCGATCGACCCGCGTGATGTCGGCCGAACCTACGAAGCCGTGATCCGGGTCAACTCGCAGTCCGGCAAGGGCGGGGTGGCCTACATCATGAAGGCCGACCACGGCCTGGTCCTGCCGCGGCGGCTGCAGATCGAGTTCTCGCGCGTGATCCAACAGATCGCAGAGGGCACGGCGGGTGAGGGCGGTGAGGTCTCACCGAAGGAGATGTGGGAGGTATTCGCCGAGGAATACCTCGCCCCGGTGCGGCCGCTGGAGCGCATCAAGCAACATGTCGACGCCGCTGACGACGACGGTGGCACCACCAGCATTGTCGCGACCGTCAAGATCGACGGCGTGGAGACCGAGATCAGCGGCAGCGGTAACGGCCCACTGGCGGCGTTTGTCGACGCGCTCGGCCACGTCGGCTTCGACGTGGCCATCCTGGACTATTCCGAGCACGCGATGAGCGCGGGCGGCGATGCACAGGCCGCGGCATATGTCGAGGCTTCGGTGGCGGGCAGGACGGATGGTGCCGCAGACGCCGAGCGTAAAACGGTGTGGGGCGTCGGTATCGCCCCGTCGATCACCACCGCGTCGCTGCGGGCCGTCGTCTCGGCGGTCAACCGGGCGTTGCGCTAG
- the recR gene encoding recombination mediator RecR codes for MFEGPVQDLIDELGKLPGIGPKSAQRIAFHLLSVEPSDIDRLTAVLGRVRDGVRFCAVCGNVSDGERCRICADPRRDGSLVCVVEEPKDIQAVERTREFRGRYHVLGGALDPLSGIGPEQLRIRELLSRIGERVDDVDITEVIIATDPNTEGEATATYLVRMLRDIPGLTVTRIASGLPMGGDLEFADELTLGRALTGRRVLA; via the coding sequence ATGTTCGAGGGACCTGTCCAGGATCTGATCGACGAGCTCGGAAAGTTGCCGGGTATCGGACCCAAGAGCGCGCAGCGCATTGCGTTTCACCTCTTGTCGGTCGAGCCGTCGGATATCGACCGCCTGACCGCCGTACTGGGTCGGGTGCGCGACGGCGTCCGGTTCTGCGCCGTGTGCGGCAACGTCTCCGATGGCGAACGTTGCCGCATCTGCGCTGATCCACGCCGCGACGGCTCCCTGGTGTGCGTCGTGGAGGAGCCCAAGGACATCCAAGCCGTCGAGCGCACTCGCGAATTCCGCGGCCGCTACCACGTCTTGGGTGGTGCGCTTGATCCACTGTCCGGGATCGGCCCGGAGCAGTTGCGGATCCGAGAGCTGCTGAGCCGCATCGGTGAGCGGGTCGACGACGTCGACATCACCGAGGTGATCATCGCCACCGACCCCAATACCGAGGGTGAGGCCACCGCCACCTACCTGGTGCGGATGCTGCGCGACATTCCCGGCCTGACCGTCACCCGGATCGCATCAGGCCTGCCAATGGGCGGCGACCTGGAGTTCGCCGACGAGCTGACCCTCGGCCGTGCGTTGACCGGCCGCCGAGTGCTCGCGTGA
- a CDS encoding Rv3717 family N-acetylmuramoyl-L-alanine amidase, giving the protein MDVRVSLRVGIALLLSGVVGVLVAVAVPLVPTAAATPATIAGMVVFIDPGHNGANDSSIGRQVPTGRGGTKDCQASGTSTNSGYPEHTFTWDTALRLRAALNALGVRTAMSRGNDNALGPCVDERANMANALHPNAVVSLHADGGPATGRGFHVNYSAPPLNATQAGPSVQFAKVMRDQLQASGIPPANYIGQDGLYGRSDLAGLNLAQYPSILVELGNMKNPADSALIESAEGRQKYANALVRGIAGFLAAQSQSR; this is encoded by the coding sequence GTGGACGTACGAGTCAGCCTGCGTGTCGGGATCGCCCTCCTGCTCAGCGGTGTCGTCGGGGTGCTCGTCGCCGTTGCGGTACCGCTGGTCCCCACAGCCGCCGCGACCCCCGCCACTATCGCCGGCATGGTCGTATTCATCGATCCCGGCCACAACGGAGCCAACGACTCGTCGATCGGGCGCCAGGTACCCACGGGTCGCGGCGGCACCAAGGACTGCCAAGCCAGCGGAACGTCGACCAACAGCGGCTATCCGGAACATACCTTCACCTGGGACACCGCGCTGCGACTCCGGGCCGCACTCAACGCGTTGGGGGTGCGCACCGCCATGTCGCGCGGCAACGACAACGCGCTGGGGCCGTGCGTCGACGAACGCGCCAACATGGCCAACGCCCTGCATCCGAACGCGGTCGTCAGCCTGCACGCCGACGGCGGGCCGGCCACCGGCCGCGGCTTCCACGTCAACTACTCCGCGCCGCCACTGAACGCGACCCAGGCCGGACCGTCGGTGCAGTTCGCCAAGGTGATGCGGGACCAGCTGCAGGCCTCGGGCATTCCGCCGGCCAACTACATCGGCCAGGACGGGCTGTACGGACGTTCCGATCTGGCGGGCCTGAACCTGGCGCAGTACCCGTCAATCCTGGTCGAACTCGGCAACATGAAGAACCCGGCGGACTCGGCGCTGATCGAGTCCGCCGAGGGCCGGCAAAAGTACGCCAACGCGCTGGTCCGCGGTATCGCAGGTTTCCTGGCCGCCCAGAGCCAGTCGCGTTAG